caaggcagtggttcaggtggcgacaatggcagtgatacaggcagtggtagtgatgatgacaatggtagtaatatgagcaatgacaacaacgagggcagtggttcagatgtcaacagtgagggagacaacgaagacagcgagcaagatcaaggcagtggttcaggtgacgacaatggcagtgatacaggcagtggtagtgatgtTGACAATGGgagtaatatgagcaatgacaacaatgagggcagtggttcagatgtcaacagtgagggagacaacgaagacagcgagcaagatcaaggcagtggttcaggtggcgacaatggcagtgatacaggcagtggtagtgatgatgacaatggtagtaatatgagcaatgacaacaacgagggcagtggttcagatgtgaCGGACGATAAGGATGACAACACTGAAGAGTTTGAGGCCAGTGGTTCAGATGATGACTCTGAAGAAACTGAGGATAATGAGGAAAATGATACCAGTGGTAGTGACCTCAGCAGTGGAAGTGGTTCAGATGAGGACAGTGAAGTAAAAGATGACATTGAAGAATTTGTGAGCAGTGAAACAAATGAAGACGTTGGTACTGATCCAGGCAATGAAAGTGAATCcaatggcagtgatacaggcagtggtagtgatgatgacaatggtagtaatatgagcaatgacaacaacgagggcagtggttcagatgtcaacagtgagggagacaacgaagacagcgagcaagatcaaggcagtggttcaggtgacgacaatggcagtgatacaggcagtggtagtgatgatgacaatggtagtaatatgagtaatgacaacaacgagggcagtggttcagatgtcaacagtgagggagacaacgaagacagcgagcaagatcaaggcagtggttcaggtgacgacaatggcagtgatacaggcagtggtagtgatgtTGACAATGGgagtaatatgagcaatgacaacaatgagggcagtggttcagatgtcaacagtgagggagacaacGAAGACAGTGAACAAgatcaaggcagtggttcaggtgacgacaatggcagtgatacaggcagtggtagtgatgatgacaatggtagtaatatgagcaatgacaacaacgagggcagtggttcagatgtcaacagtgagggagacaacgaagacagcgagcaagatcaaggcagtggttcaggtgacgacaatggcagtgatacaggcagtggtagtgatgatgacaatagtagtaatatgagcaatgacaacaacgagggcagtggttcagatgtcaacagtgagggagacaacGAAGACAACGAACAAgatcaaggcagtggttcaggtgacgacaatggcagtgatacaggcagtggtagtgatgatgacaatggtagtaatatgagcaatgacaacaacgagggcagtggttcagatgtcaacagtgagggagacaacgaagacagtgagcaagatcaaggcagtggttcaggtgacgacaatggcagtgatacaggcagtggtagtgatgtTGACAATGGgagtaatatgagcaatgacaacaacgagggcagtggttcagatgtcaacagtgagggagacaacgaagacagcgaacaagatcaaggcagtggttcaggtgacgacaatggcagtgatacaggcagtggtagtgatgatgacaatggtagtaatatgagcaatgacaacaacgagggcagtggttcagatgtcaacagtgagggagacgacgaagacagcgagcaagatcaaggcagtggatcaggtgacgacaatggcagtgatacaggcagtggtagtgatgatgacaatagtagtaatatgagcaatgacaacaacgagggcagtggttcagatgtcaacagtgagggagacaacgaagacagcgagcaagatcaaggcagtggttcaggtgacgacaatggcaatgatacaggcagtggtagtgatgatgacaatggtagtaatatgagcaatgacaacaacgagggcagtggttcagatgtcaacagtgagggagacaacgaagacagcgagcaagatcaaggcagtggttcaggtgacgacaatggcagtgatacaggcagtggtagtgatgatgacaatggtagtaatatgagcaatgacaacaacgagggcagtgggtcagatgtcaacagtgagggagacaacgaagacagcgagcaagatcaaggcagtggttcaggtgacgacaatggcagtgatacaggcagtggtagtgatgatgacaatggtagtaatatgagcaatgacaacaacgagggcagtggttcagatgtcaacagtgagggagacaacgaagacagcaaacaagatcaaggcagtggttcaggtgacgacaatggcagtgatacaggcagtggtagtgatgatgacaatggtagtaatatgagcaatgacaacgaggacagtggttcagatgtcaacagtgagggagacaacgaagacagcgagcaagatcaaggcagtggttcaggtgacgacaatggcagtgatacaggcagtggtagtgatgatgacaatggtagtaatatgagcaatgacaacaacgagggcagtggttcagatgtcaacagtgagggagacaacgaagacagcaaacaagatcaaggcagtggttcaggtgacgacaatggcagtgatacaggcagtggtagtgatgatgacaatggtagtaatatgagcaatgacaacaacgagggcagtggttcagatgtcaacagtgagggagacaatgaagacagcgagcaagatcaaggcagtggttcaggtgacgacaatggcagtgatacaggcagtggtagtgatgatgacaatggtagtaatatgagcaatgacaacaacgagggcagtggttcagatgtcaacagtgagggagacaacgaagacagcgagcaagatcaaggcagtggttcaggtgacgacaatggcagtgatacaggcagtggtagtgatgatgacaatggtagtaatatgagcaatgacaacaacgagggcagtggttcagatgtcaacagtgagggagacaacgaagatagcgagcaagatcaaggcagtggttcaggtgacgacaatggcagtgatacaggcagtggtagtgatgatgacaatggtagtaatatgagcaatgacaacaacgagggcagtggttcagatgtcaacagtgagggagacaacgaagacagcgagcaagatcaaggcagtggttcaggtgacgacaatggcagtgatacaggcagtggtagtgatgtTGACAATGGgagtaatatgagcaatgacaacaacgagggcagtggttcagatgtcaacagtgagggaCACAACGAAGACAGCGAACAAgatcaaggcagtggttcaggtgacgacaatggcagtgatacaggcagtggtagtgatgatgacaatggtagtaatatgagcaatgacaacaacgagggcagtggttcagatgtcaacagtgacggagacaacgaagacagcgagcaagatcaaggcagtggttcaggtgacgacaatggcagtgatacaggcagtggtagtgatgatgacaatggtagtaatatgagcaatgacaacatcgagggcagtggttcagatgtgaCGGACGATAAGGATGACAACACTGAAGAGGTTGAGGCCAGTGGTTCAGATGATGACTCTGAAGAAACTGAGGATAATGAGGAAAATGATACCAGTGGTAGTGACCTCAGCAGTGGAAGTGGTTCAGATGAGGACAGTGAAGTAAAAGACGACATTGAAGAACTGGTGAGCAGTGAAACAAATGAAGACGTTGGTACTGATCCAGGCAATGAAAGTGAATCcaatggcagtgatacaggcagtggtagtgatgatgacaatggtagtaatatgagcaatgacaacaacgagggcagtggttcagatgtcaacagtgagggagacaacgaagacagcgagcaagatcaaggcagtggttcaggtgacgacaatggcagtgatacaggcagtggtagtgatgtTGACAATGGgagtaatatgagcaatgacaacaacgagggcagtggttcagatgtcaacagtgagggagacaacgaagacagcgaacaagatcaaggcagtggttcaggtgacaacaatggcagtgatacaggcagtggtagtgatgatgacaatggtagtaatatgagcaatgacaacaacgagggcagtggttcagatgtcaacagtgagggagacaacGAAGACAGCGAGCAAGATCAAGGCAATGGTTCAGGTGATGacaatggcagtgatacaggcagtggtagtgatgaCAATGAtagtaatatgagcaatgacaacaacgagggcagtggttcagatgtcaacagtgagggaCACAACGAAGACAGTGAGCAAAatcaaggcagtggttcaggtgacgacaatggcaatgatacaggcagtggtagtgatgatgacaatggtagtaatatgagcaatgacaacaacgagggcagtggttcagatgaTGACACTGAAGAAACTGAGGACAATGAGGAAAATGATACCAGTGGTAGTGACCTCAGCAGTGGAAGTGGTTCAGATGGGGACAACAGTCAAGGGGACAACAGTCAAGGGGACAACAGTCATGAGTGCAACTACGATGAAAGCAAAGAGGACAAAGATGGTGAGTCATTTAAGAATAAGCTTCTTGGTCATTGCAACATgtacaatgtaattaaaaagtgtttGCTAGTCAGTGTATCACAACTAATCATTTAAGAATGAaataatattgcaaaaattctACAGAAACCTGCACACACTACTCTCATCAATTGTGCACTTGCACTATTTAGCAGTGATTTGATAGTAGTCGAGTAGATACaatgcatgcatgcatgcattaTGCATAAGaagaataataaataactacaatAAGAATAACAATACTtcacattttttatgtattattaaaaaGAATTTGGATTTTCCAGGTtctaacttttgttacatctatttctaagagaaaaacacagacatcaATAACCTGTCCTTAGATGCACAAAGCGTTTAACTTCTGCacatatttcctttttttttgttgttgctagaATAGGCTGAAGGACGTCAGTTGGCACTGCCacgtttgttttagttttttgggtACCTTGACTTTGATTtccacacaaacctcaatgctgaTCTCTAATTGGTCCGTCGACCAGTAGCCGGTCCTACCGCGCTAGTGGgtccaagatggattctcatgatttTATGAACTCACtcgcgagaatccatcttgctgtgtgAAATTATATCACGATTACTGTGCaagtaaatacttaaaatttaaaataaactgtgcATTGCAGAATGCTGGACAAAATGGTTTAATAGAGATGATCCCAGTGGGTCAGGAGATTGGGAGACCCTAGACCTTCTTTACCATGAAAACCCTGGGATGATCTGCAACAGGCCTCTTCGTATGCAAGTCAGGACTACATCTGGGCACAGTGTTTCTTCAACTGGGAATGTCATTACAATGTAAGAGTTTGAACACGTCGTAGTAATTTTGTAgaatgagttgtgttttgattcactgGGTTCTCTTCAACAGGACAGACACACGAAATGGCTTTGTCTGTAAAAACTCTGACCAACAACCAGGTTCAGAGTGTGCGAATTATGAAGTCCGTTTCCTCTGCCCTCAAGAGTTTTGTCATCCCAAAGGTATGTGCATGAATAACttcaaatataacaaaaattcTGTAACTAATAGGggtgcaaaaaacaaaagcatttagATGCATCATCGATTCGAATaaaatgatgattaaaaattgATTGAATGACTGAAGCTGCCCGTTCTGTCTGTTTGCTTTCCCCGTGTCTCTCTGTGTTACGGCCACTCCCTCCAGTCACTCAGACTAGCAGCACAACACTGTAGTGAACCGCTGCTGGTGCTGCCCTGTGATCAGAGCTGTCCACTCTGCACAGTGACCTACAGAAATATCAGGCTGTTCAGGATTTGtctgacacttttattttgttcacatttgAGCATTTAGAAAAATAACTTCTCACGTGATGCTAAAGCTCTAGTTGCAACAGCAATATTATTTCTCAACTGGTAAAATAAACCCTGtcacagaaaagaaaatatgCCATGCAATAggccatttaaaattaaataaagagtCCTTGCTTAATCTTGTTGTTCCGCAtatgtaaaaagtagttacaatttgaaatgaatggTAAAATGTATGGTAAAACACTAAGATgcgttttttggggtttttttttgcatcgGTTCATGAGCCTCAGAATcgtaatcaaatcaaattgtgAGACACCCAAAGATTTCTACCCCAGTTAACTAAACACATCTTTTTTCTTGTGCCAGTGTGCTGGACCAGGTGGTTTGACCAAGACAGCCCTAGTGGCATTGGGGACTTTGAACTCCTTTGTGACTTGAGAGCTGAAAATCCTGGACAAATCTGTGAAAGTCCACTTTACATTGAAGTTGTGACCAAGCACAACCATATGCCTGCTGACTTCACTGGACAGTCATTCCACATGTatgttcattatttattatattttccatATATAACAACAAAATGACTAATTATAGCACTGTGCACATTTTCAGATACAGCCCCACTGAAGGTTTTGTCTGCCGCAATCGTGACCAGAAAAATCGTCGCTGCTATAACTACAAGGTCCGATATGGCTGTCCATGTGACGTGTAGACACTTTACCCGTCATTATCACATTAAAATGATTATCAAAAGATATTACCtatattgaaatatttatatatttattttctgagTTATGTAAGTATTGTATGTAAAGGTCATTTGTGCTAATAGGAACATTTCTGGTATGATTGTTTTTTAACATTGTATGTAacttctgtaactggacaaaattaTGACAGTGGAGGTATTGTAGAAGTCATTCAATTGTGTATGGAAATCTTTTCAAGAATATGATTTTGCATATTGTTATGGGCCAGGCCCATAGTTATTGTAGTCTAAATACTGTAATAATTCATGTTGTTGGACAGTAAGACCAATAactcattttaaactattaaatATAAGTGGAATATATACAACCTACCAGAACCGtgcaactttttaaaattaaatataatcgTTTTTGTATTAAGCTTCAGGTGCATTTAACAAGTCTTCATGTTTTCAAAATATTCCTCAGTCGAGTGGGATAGTATCTGAGGTTATAGCACTTGGCCAGGGCCCGCCTTGCTCTGTGCTCCCCGTGTGTCTGTTTATTTATGATGTGTCTCATTTATATATGATGTCTGAGTCGTGCCTTAGAgaacattttttgttatttctttatGTAAACCTGAGTGGCCCTCACACTCCTTATAATTAAAACAGCTACATAACCATTAAACAATCTTGGTCGTGTTACTTTCTCAATCCCTAGTCAACAGTTTGTAATAGAGGTACATATAAATCAGAGTGTTACAGGAATAATAAAGGAAGTAGTGGATTCCATCCTTACAGAACCAATTTCCATTAAATTAAGGccagacactgcaggtgaaaaaataaataaaaaaaattagaaaggtgaacaaaaaaattaagaaaaaaatgtattagtgTTTCATCATGGCATTGTGTAACAATGGCTGAAAATGACCATTTTTGAGACATAAATCTCAAAAATAGATTTATGTCTCAAAAATGTACGTAATGTAAGAAGTTTCACATTAAATAGATTTATGTCTCAAAAATGTACGTAATGTAAGAAGTTTCACATTAACTTTTTTGTACAAGATTGATGTATGTACAGTTGAAGTTTACATATactatttaaaaagacacatacgcttTTTTCCCCACTGTCTAACGTGAaatcttttcctgttttaagtcaattagaattactaaaataatttctatatgttaaatgccagaataatgaggaTTTTAAAGACAATTCTTTGATTagtttcttcaaagtcagaaattTAAATACAGTAAGATTAAAAAGGATATGTAGCAGGTTGGGCCGATACAACCACAACTAgcagtttaaaatatttgtaggGGACAGTTAGCaattgaaataaacaaagtgagACGAAGACATTAATTTCATGTCTGCATGAAAGTGTCataacgactgacaggggggaccaaagagacagaattCGGGGAAagatttaacaatgtttattgaCAGTTTTAGATCGAGTGACAGGTAGATCGATCATGGAGTTGAGCAGTTCCAGGCTCagatacagaagggagggggggaaaCAGTTCATAAAGGCaagacagactgggatcatgacaGAAAGCTTGTATGCTAAGAGACCAAACTGCAATAGCAATACTGTAGACagctgtttttacattattatattcATTACATCTGTTATCTGAACTGTGGACTGTCCCAATTCTCATTCGCACCTCTGCACCCTTGTGCTCTCATGCACACTTCATTGAAATATGTAGTGCATAGTGAGTATATTGGGACAGGGCCTAGGTAAGAGTGGCACGGTGTTGCAGTGCTAAGTGtgctcacctcacagcaaggtGCTCCAGGTTTCCGAACATGAAAAATAAGTACAATATCGGCTGCCCTCTGGGGCACAGGATGCCTGCTAGGTAACAATGTTAACATGGGCTTTCGTGAAATTACTCATTTAAACTGTCCCATTTAAAGGTGTACACAGCATGATTTTGGTAAAGAAGATTTTGGTAAAGAGTAAATTTTACTGATGGTTGATCAAATTTTTGTGTTGCGGCTCAAAAGTAGCTATAGATCTCATAGTGACACATGGAGAAAGATTAAACTTCATAAGATGTGTTATGATTTATATCAAGCAGTGTTCAACAGCAATGTGATCAACAGTTAACAGAGATGCAAACACAACCATATCTTTCCATTTCTCTTTGATTTGTGAACTTTTCCAAGGGTTAGCCTCAGCTCATAGCATAATAGTCATGTTATCACAAGAAAACTTGAGCTTGACACAATCAATCGTGTGAACCATTATAAAGTGTTCCTTTAGCCATTTTCATAGTGAAAACATGGATCATGATGTCATGATAATCAAATATGTACGAGTATTTATCTTATGTGGCAAAGGATATTTGGACTACTTACAGCTTTTCATGCATGCTATTTAATCAGAAATTATTTTCTACACATTTTTGTATCTACAGGAAACATAGTAACTCttttatgcttttttaaattcaaaGCCTTATTTGAAACTTTGAGTTGTCGATGACCAAGCATACTTTACTGCATAATTTTATGTTGAGAAAGGTATAATTAATCTTGTAAAACAGGTAGCCATGTAGTTTCAAGTTGGCCTTCACTCATCTGAACTTATTAAACATAAGTGAAAGAAATTCCCTAATAATTATAGGCGTTTCGGAGCAGTACCATTATTTCCAGTAAAAGCCGGCACCCTTAAAGTGAGATCTAGGGCAAGGCAAAGCATTTTTATTCATACTGTGCatttcatacacaaggtaattcaaagccTTACAAATATAAAGATATTACAATAAGTTAAAAAGAAAGCTATGAATtacattcaaatgtattttagttACCTAACCATGCACATATATAAGGAGgattgtttttattcatgtttgggggtgtttttcaaGAGTAATCTATTCCATCTATTTGCAGCATAATAACTAAAAGctgttttactgttttcttTG
This Periophthalmus magnuspinnatus isolate fPerMag1 chromosome 13, fPerMag1.2.pri, whole genome shotgun sequence DNA region includes the following protein-coding sequences:
- the LOC129456709 gene encoding dentin sialophosphoprotein-like translates to MSNDNNEGSGSDVNSEGDNEDSEQDQGSGSGGDNGSDTGSGSDDDNGSNMSNDNNEGSGSDVNSEGDNEDSEQDQGSGSGDDNGSDTGSGSDVDNGSNMSNDNNEGSGSDVNSEGDNEDSEQDQGSGSGGDNGSDTGSGSDDDNGSNMSNDNNEGSGSDVTDDKDDNTEEFEASGSDDDSEETEDNEENDTSGSDLSSGSGSDEDSEVKDDIEEFVSSETNEDVGTDPGNESESNGSDTGSGSDDDNGSNMSNDNNEGSGSDVNSEGDNEDSEQDQGSGSGDDNGSDTGSGSDDDNGSNMSNDNNEGSGSDVNSEGDNEDSEQDQGSGSGDDNGSDTGSGSDVDNGSNMSNDNNEGSGSDVNSEGDNEDSEQDQGSGSGDDNGSDTGSGSDDDNGSNMSNDNNEGSGSDVNSEGDNEDSEQDQGSGSGDDNGSDTGSGSDDDNSSNMSNDNNEGSGSDVNSEGDNEDNEQDQGSGSGDDNGSDTGSGSDDDNGSNMSNDNNEGSGSDVNSEGDNEDSEQDQGSGSGDDNGSDTGSGSDVDNGSNMSNDNNEGSGSDVNSEGDNEDSEQDQGSGSGDDNGSDTGSGSDDDNGSNMSNDNNEGSGSDVNSEGDDEDSEQDQGSGSGDDNGSDTGSGSDDDNSSNMSNDNNEGSGSDVNSEGDNEDSEQDQGSGSGDDNGNDTGSGSDDDNGSNMSNDNNEGSGSDVNSEGDNEDSEQDQGSGSGDDNGSDTGSGSDDDNGSNMSNDNNEGSGSDVNSEGDNEDSEQDQGSGSGDDNGSDTGSGSDDDNGSNMSNDNNEGSGSDVNSEGDNEDSKQDQGSGSGDDNGSDTGSGSDDDNGSNMSNDNEDSGSDVNSEGDNEDSEQDQGSGSGDDNGSDTGSGSDDDNGSNMSNDNNEGSGSDVNSEGDNEDSKQDQGSGSGDDNGSDTGSGSDDDNGSNMSNDNNEGSGSDVNSEGDNEDSEQDQGSGSGDDNGSDTGSGSDDDNGSNMSNDNNEGSGSDVNSEGDNEDSEQDQGSGSGDDNGSDTGSGSDDDNGSNMSNDNNEGSGSDVNSEGDNEDSEQDQGSGSGDDNGSDTGSGSDDDNGSNMSNDNNEGSGSDVNSEGDNEDSEQDQGSGSGDDNGSDTGSGSDVDNGSNMSNDNNEGSGSDVNSEGHNEDSEQDQGSGSGDDNGSDTGSGSDDDNGSNMSNDNNEGSGSDVNSDGDNEDSEQDQGSGSGDDNGSDTGSGSDDDNGSNMSNDNIEGSGSDVTDDKDDNTEEVEASGSDDDSEETEDNEENDTSGSDLSSGSGSDEDSEVKDDIEELVSSETNEDVGTDPGNESESNGSDTGSGSDDDNGSNMSNDNNEGSGSDVNSEGDNEDSEQDQGSGSGDDNGSDTGSGSDVDNGSNMSNDNNEGSGSDVNSEGDNEDSEQDQGSGSGDNNGSDTGSGSDDDNGSNMSNDNNEGSGSDVNSEGDNEDSEQDQGNGSGDDNGSDTGSGSDDNDSNMSNDNNEGSGSDVNSEGHNEDSEQNQGSGSGDDNGNDTGSGSDDDNGSNMSNDNNEGSGSDDDTEETEDNEENDTSGSDLSSGSGSDGDNSQGDNSQGDNSHECNYDESKEDKDECWTKWFNRDDPSGSGDWETLDLLYHENPGMICNRPLRMQVRTTSGHSVSSTGNVITMTDTRNGFVCKNSDQQPGSECANYEVRFLCPQEFCHPKVCWTRWFDQDSPSGIGDFELLCDLRAENPGQICESPLYIEVVTKHNHMPADFTGQSFHIYSPTEGFVCRNRDQKNRRCYNYKVRYGCPCDV